In Desulfuromonadaceae bacterium, a single window of DNA contains:
- a CDS encoding alpha/beta hydrolase, with the protein MSNSRLILLPGLAADERMYAPLRATGIDVATPRLLIPFDGEVLGDYAGRTAAELDVGAHDIIGGSSFGGLVAATIARQRPVAGLVLIGSTFGVSGLGTAGRLFGGLLHLLPFALVSRVLTSDKAMARMFGSGAREDFAIARTMFYDTPRQLIDQGSWMLRTCRETAPPDCPVFAIHGALDRVLSPPPIDCTIIPDAGHGLPFTHPRQLADFLRTVQTKLK; encoded by the coding sequence ATGAGCAATTCACGCCTGATTCTCCTCCCCGGACTGGCAGCCGATGAACGCATGTATGCACCGTTGCGCGCCACCGGAATCGACGTAGCAACGCCGCGGCTGCTGATCCCGTTCGACGGTGAAGTGCTGGGGGACTACGCCGGTCGCACCGCCGCCGAATTGGATGTGGGCGCGCACGACATCATCGGCGGGTCCTCGTTCGGCGGACTGGTTGCAGCGACGATTGCCCGCCAGCGGCCGGTCGCCGGGCTGGTGCTGATCGGCAGCACCTTTGGAGTAAGCGGACTCGGCACCGCCGGACGCCTGTTCGGCGGACTGCTGCATCTGCTCCCGTTTGCGCTGGTCAGTCGCGTCCTGACCTCCGACAAAGCGATGGCCAGGATGTTCGGCAGCGGCGCCCGTGAAGATTTCGCTATCGCCCGGACCATGTTTTATGACACCCCGCGACAGCTGATTGATCAGGGGAGCTGGATGTTGCGCACCTGCCGCGAAACAGCTCCGCCCGACTGTCCGGTCTTCGCCATTCACGGAGCACTGGACCGGGTGCTGTCTCCCCCTCCCATCGACTGCACCATCATCCCCGATGCCGGGCATGGCCTCCCCTTTACCCATCCCCGGCAGTTGGCTGACTTTCTGCGCACCGTACAGACAAAGCTCAAGTAA